From the genome of Deltaproteobacteria bacterium, one region includes:
- the uvrA gene encoding excinuclease ABC subunit UvrA, whose product SLDIPRDRLVVVCGPSGSGKSTLAFDIVYAEGQRRYVESLSAYARQFLPQMDKPEVDKIEGLSPAISLEQQSSGRNPRSTVGTVTEIYDFLRVFFARLGTPHCPGCDQPIQAQAPDQIIESILRLAPDNKFLVLAPLVDHQKGAHADLFRKLRSQGFVRVLINGEAHELENPPTLDKNKKHVIDLVVDRLVMKEDIRKRLADSVELALAHGRGRLKLAVVGGDTLLYSTEAVCPRCDLSLPRPSPQLFSFNSPQGACPRCAGLGTTEYYEPDLLAPNRGLSLRQGAIIPWKRPRALEPQIPGLEHLGQKHGFTLDTPLTRFSPEASQALFHGDSEAHWPGIVPLLNDSWQYGDVWRDEMARFRQTTLCPECQGARLRPEALAVRVHDLNIFQLCSLPVDRALDWLRSQSFDGFQNRIAEPLVKELGHRLNFLVQVGLDYLNLARTMSTLSGGEAQRIRLAGQLGSGLVGVTYVLDEPSIGLHPRDNDRLINTLRDLQGRGNTVLVVEHDENTILSADQVIELGPGSGYLGGEIVYQGDVPGLLASPDSLTGRYLRGDLVIPVPETRRRPSGFIRLRGVRTNNLKNLDCDLPLGCLVCVTGVSGSGKSSLVVDTLYKHLALRQGLKVDQPGVIAGLEGAEEVERIISIDQTPIGRTPRSNPATYTKVFDEIRNIFAQTRDARKRGYTPGRFSFNLKGGRCEACQGDGQLRVEMHFLPDVFVTCEVCGGQRYNRETLDVTYQGKNIAEVLDMTVRQARAFFSNYPVLDRRLTVLEEVGLEYIRLGQPATTLSGGEAQRIKISRELGKRGLPKTLYILDEPTTGLHMHEVGKLIHVLHRLVDRGATVVVIEHNPDVIRSADYVLDLGPGGGENGGRIVAQGTPEEIVADPASVTGRFLIRQ is encoded by the coding sequence GGATTGTCTCCGGCCATCTCATTGGAACAGCAGTCCTCGGGCCGCAACCCGCGCTCCACCGTGGGCACGGTGACCGAAATCTACGATTTTCTGCGCGTCTTCTTCGCCCGTCTAGGAACGCCCCATTGCCCGGGCTGCGACCAGCCCATCCAAGCCCAGGCCCCGGATCAGATCATCGAATCCATCCTGCGTTTGGCCCCGGACAACAAATTCCTGGTCCTGGCCCCCCTGGTGGACCACCAGAAAGGGGCCCACGCCGACCTCTTCCGCAAACTGCGCTCCCAGGGTTTCGTCCGGGTCCTCATCAACGGCGAAGCCCATGAACTGGAAAACCCGCCCACCCTGGACAAAAACAAAAAGCACGTCATCGATCTGGTCGTCGACCGCTTGGTCATGAAGGAGGACATCCGCAAGCGTCTGGCCGATTCCGTGGAACTGGCCCTGGCCCACGGCCGGGGTCGATTGAAGCTGGCCGTGGTGGGTGGAGACACTCTCCTCTACAGCACCGAGGCCGTCTGCCCCCGTTGCGACCTGAGCCTGCCCCGGCCCAGCCCGCAGCTCTTCTCCTTCAACAGCCCCCAGGGGGCCTGCCCGCGCTGTGCGGGCCTGGGCACCACCGAGTACTACGAGCCCGATCTTTTGGCCCCCAACCGCGGCCTGTCCCTGCGTCAGGGGGCCATCATCCCCTGGAAGCGGCCCAGGGCCCTCGAGCCACAGATCCCCGGTCTGGAACATCTCGGCCAAAAGCACGGATTCACCCTGGACACGCCCCTGACCCGGTTCTCGCCGGAGGCCTCCCAGGCCTTGTTCCACGGCGACTCCGAGGCCCATTGGCCGGGCATCGTCCCCCTGCTGAACGACTCCTGGCAGTACGGCGACGTCTGGCGCGACGAAATGGCCCGCTTTCGGCAGACCACTCTCTGCCCCGAATGCCAGGGGGCCCGCCTACGGCCCGAGGCCCTGGCCGTGCGCGTGCATGATCTAAACATTTTTCAGCTCTGCTCCCTGCCCGTGGACCGGGCTCTTGACTGGCTGCGCTCGCAAAGCTTCGACGGCTTCCAAAATCGCATTGCCGAGCCTCTGGTCAAGGAACTTGGCCACCGCCTGAACTTCCTGGTCCAGGTCGGCCTGGACTACCTGAACCTGGCCCGGACCATGTCCACCCTGTCCGGGGGCGAGGCCCAGCGCATCCGCCTGGCCGGTCAGCTCGGTTCTGGTCTGGTCGGCGTGACCTATGTCCTGGACGAACCGAGCATCGGCCTCCATCCCCGCGACAACGATCGACTCATCAATACCCTGCGAGACCTCCAGGGCCGGGGCAACACCGTCCTCGTGGTCGAGCACGACGAAAACACCATCCTCTCGGCCGATCAGGTCATCGAACTCGGCCCGGGCTCGGGCTATCTGGGCGGGGAGATCGTCTATCAGGGCGACGTGCCCGGGCTCTTGGCCAGCCCCGACTCCCTGACCGGCCGGTATCTCCGCGGGGATCTGGTCATCCCCGTACCCGAAACGAGACGACGGCCCTCCGGGTTTATCCGGCTGCGAGGGGTGCGTACCAACAACCTGAAGAACCTGGACTGCGACCTGCCCCTGGGGTGTCTGGTCTGCGTCACCGGGGTTTCGGGCTCGGGCAAGAGCTCCCTGGTCGTGGATACCCTCTACAAGCATTTGGCTCTGCGCCAGGGTCTCAAGGTGGACCAGCCAGGAGTCATCGCCGGGCTGGAAGGGGCCGAGGAGGTCGAACGTATCATTTCCATCGACCAGACCCCTATCGGCCGCACCCCGCGCTCCAACCCGGCCACCTACACCAAGGTCTTCGACGAAATCCGAAACATCTTCGCCCAGACCCGGGACGCCCGCAAACGCGGCTACACCCCGGGCCGTTTCAGCTTCAACTTGAAAGGCGGCCGCTGCGAGGCCTGTCAGGGCGACGGTCAGCTCCGGGTGGAGATGCACTTTCTGCCCGATGTCTTTGTCACCTGCGAGGTCTGCGGTGGGCAACGGTACAATCGGGAAACCCTAGACGTGACCTATCAGGGCAAAAACATCGCCGAGGTCCTGGACATGACCGTACGCCAAGCCAGAGCATTCTTTTCCAACTATCCGGTTCTGGACCGGAGGCTGACTGTTCTGGAGGAGGTCGGCCTGGAGTACATCCGCCTGGGACAGCCGGCCACGACCTTGTCCGGCGGCGAGGCCCAGCGGATCAAGATTTCCCGCGAGCTGGGGAAACGCGGCCTGCCCAAGACCCTCTACATCCTGGACGAACCCACCACCGGCCTGCACATGCACGAGGTGGGCAAACTCATCCATGTCCTGCACCGTCTGGTGGATAGAGGTGCCACGGTGGTGGTCATTGAGCACAACCCGGACGTTATCCGCTCGGCCGACTACGTGCTGGATCTCGGTCCCGGCGGAGGAGAGAACGGAGGCCGCATCGTTGCCCAGGGCACGCCCGAGGAGATCGTGGCCGACCCGGCCTCGGTGACGGGGCGGTTTCTGATCCGACAATAA